One stretch of Rosistilla oblonga DNA includes these proteins:
- a CDS encoding PadR family transcriptional regulator, which produces MSDNNPQSNSRVLRGTLNMLIMRVVRDSPTHGYGIMKQIEAESGDVLKLEEGSLYPALHRLEKEGLLTSEWRQSESNRRAKFYHLTQTGSTALIAEIANWDVVSAAVNRVVQA; this is translated from the coding sequence TTGTCAGACAATAATCCCCAATCGAACAGTCGCGTGTTGCGCGGCACGTTAAACATGTTGATCATGCGTGTCGTCAGAGACTCACCAACGCATGGCTATGGCATCATGAAACAGATCGAAGCCGAATCGGGCGACGTGCTGAAGCTGGAAGAGGGTTCGCTCTATCCCGCTCTGCATCGACTCGAGAAGGAAGGCCTGTTGACCAGCGAATGGCGTCAGAGCGAATCGAACCGCCGCGCCAAGTTCTACCATCTGACCCAGACCGGCAGCACGGCGTTGATCGCAGAGATCGCCAACTGGGACGTTGTCTCGGCAGCTGTCAATCGCGTCGTCCAAGCGTAG
- a CDS encoding DUF11 domain-containing protein, translating into MKRLGTRLGMLVGVVGLAVMAITQAQKDYSSTSSLEFVDLKKQLAPPRPIDGDGFEGSSWPAPPDTQIVRGSDSGVAPIESSVSAPPAIQLASHQEPVDGGAVTAPPSFSMPVIQDSSETPKFDAPASPGFSAPAPANADAPDSPSFDLPATLPTDAGESDDPQIGTGVAAAPAAMSAFAAPSADLEAPAAAPQTNSSAASQPQTIQMPDSAFEGVGQAAPAAQPEAAPAPAPAPSAADSSIMTQSGVGIQRGPLVDSPNAFRTEAAAAAPAAAPSMTSAGFNAPSQSTAPATAPMSADPSGSMAPQPAAAPAIPREAIATPAPTARTTPAPFTAAPAARSSQPSQRAVDPGSVLAQPGSRLLEGAQAPSVTIHKRAPEEINVGKQATLAIQVRNTGVSDALNVVVTDAIPEGMELIEASPEPQIQGKLMTWEFGDLEPAGERTITLQMMPVAEGELGSVARLSFEAAASVRTLSTRPELKIVQRASEQVLVGQQVEIEIEVSNPGTGTAYGVVLQEDVPDGLEHPKGKQLDNLLGDIQPGQVRRQRLILKAAKPGVANNFIQLISEDQVVAKNELPIEVISPELAIQMDGPTRRFLERQATYQLRIANSGTASATNVDVVAYLDRGLSFVSTEYKGQYDATRHAVFWSLAELPVGEIGEVPLVLLPIEPGEQMVRLEAQADLGIQARNEKPITVETLAEITFSVNDDHDPIETGSLTTYAIRITNSGSREDNNVQLKLAIPPGMEYVRSDQQAQVDGRGIVTFAPLPRMTAQDEHTFHITVKGVATGTHVLKAILTSEQSRVPVTKEESTMVYADQ; encoded by the coding sequence ATGAAACGGCTCGGTACCCGTTTGGGCATGTTGGTCGGCGTGGTTGGTCTAGCTGTTATGGCGATCACGCAGGCTCAAAAAGATTATTCCTCGACTAGCTCTCTTGAGTTTGTCGATCTCAAAAAACAATTGGCTCCGCCTCGTCCAATCGACGGCGATGGGTTCGAGGGAAGTTCGTGGCCTGCGCCGCCGGACACGCAGATCGTGCGTGGCAGCGACAGCGGCGTGGCACCGATCGAATCGAGCGTCTCTGCGCCGCCGGCGATCCAGTTGGCGTCGCATCAGGAGCCGGTGGATGGCGGTGCTGTCACCGCGCCACCAAGTTTCTCGATGCCGGTGATTCAGGACAGCAGCGAAACGCCAAAGTTCGACGCCCCTGCGTCGCCAGGTTTCAGCGCTCCCGCTCCAGCAAACGCCGACGCTCCGGATTCGCCCAGCTTCGACCTGCCCGCGACGCTGCCAACCGACGCCGGTGAATCGGATGATCCGCAGATCGGAACCGGAGTCGCCGCGGCGCCAGCTGCGATGTCAGCTTTTGCAGCTCCAAGTGCCGATCTGGAAGCTCCCGCTGCCGCACCACAAACCAACAGCTCCGCCGCATCGCAGCCGCAAACAATTCAGATGCCCGATTCGGCATTTGAAGGTGTAGGCCAAGCTGCTCCTGCGGCGCAGCCCGAAGCCGCACCAGCCCCGGCTCCCGCGCCAAGTGCTGCCGATTCATCGATCATGACTCAGAGCGGCGTGGGAATCCAACGCGGCCCGTTGGTCGATTCGCCCAACGCCTTCCGCACCGAAGCGGCTGCCGCGGCTCCCGCTGCAGCTCCCTCGATGACCTCCGCAGGCTTCAACGCGCCGAGCCAATCGACAGCTCCAGCCACGGCGCCGATGTCAGCCGATCCCAGCGGATCGATGGCACCACAACCCGCCGCCGCTCCCGCGATTCCACGCGAAGCGATCGCCACGCCAGCTCCGACTGCACGAACCACTCCCGCTCCCTTCACCGCCGCTCCAGCCGCTCGCAGTTCGCAACCGTCGCAGCGAGCTGTCGATCCAGGCAGCGTCCTGGCTCAACCGGGCAGCCGGCTGTTGGAAGGAGCTCAGGCACCTAGCGTAACGATCCACAAACGCGCTCCCGAAGAGATCAACGTCGGCAAGCAAGCGACGCTGGCGATTCAGGTTCGCAATACCGGCGTCTCCGACGCGTTAAACGTCGTTGTCACCGATGCGATTCCCGAGGGGATGGAGCTGATCGAAGCTTCGCCCGAACCGCAAATCCAGGGCAAGCTGATGACCTGGGAATTTGGCGACTTGGAACCCGCCGGCGAACGGACGATCACGTTGCAAATGATGCCGGTTGCCGAAGGCGAACTCGGCAGCGTGGCGCGATTGAGCTTCGAAGCGGCCGCCAGCGTGCGAACGCTCAGCACCCGTCCAGAACTGAAGATCGTGCAACGCGCATCCGAACAAGTACTTGTCGGCCAACAGGTCGAGATCGAGATCGAAGTCTCCAATCCCGGAACCGGCACCGCATATGGCGTCGTGTTGCAGGAAGACGTTCCCGATGGATTGGAACATCCCAAGGGGAAGCAGTTGGATAACTTGTTGGGCGATATCCAGCCCGGTCAGGTGCGACGCCAACGGTTGATCTTAAAAGCCGCCAAGCCGGGTGTCGCAAACAACTTCATCCAATTGATTTCCGAAGACCAAGTCGTCGCGAAAAACGAACTGCCGATCGAAGTCATCTCGCCCGAGTTGGCGATTCAGATGGACGGTCCGACTCGCCGGTTCTTGGAACGCCAAGCGACTTATCAACTGCGGATCGCCAACAGCGGAACCGCTTCGGCAACCAACGTCGACGTCGTCGCTTATTTGGATCGCGGGCTCTCCTTCGTCAGCACCGAATACAAGGGGCAATACGATGCTACCCGACACGCGGTCTTCTGGAGTCTAGCGGAACTGCCAGTCGGCGAAATCGGCGAGGTGCCATTGGTGCTGCTGCCGATCGAACCGGGCGAACAGATGGTCCGCTTGGAAGCACAAGCTGATCTGGGAATCCAGGCTCGCAACGAAAAACCGATCACCGTCGAAACGTTGGCTGAGATCACGTTTAGCGTAAACGACGATCACGATCCGATCGAAACCGGTTCGTTGACGACCTACGCAATCCGGATCACCAACTCGGGATCACGCGAAGACAACAACGTTCAATTGAAGTTGGCGATTCCACCGGGAATGGAATATGTGCGATCCGATCAACAGGCTCAGGTCGACGGACGAGGAATCGTCACGTTCGCTCCGCTGCCTCGGATGACGGCACAGGACGAACATACCTTCCACATCACGGTGAAGGGTGTTGCCACGGGAACACACGTGCTGAAGGCGATCCTGACCAGCGAGCAATCGCGAGTGCCAGTGACCAAAGAAGAAAGCACGATGGTCTACGCGGACCAATAA
- a CDS encoding protocadherin: MFSLPLADCWGRGRGGGGFGGGHGGGFGGGGGGFGGGGHGGAGFGGGGFGGGAGFGGGHAGGGLGGSGLGGSGLGGSGLGGSGLGGSGLGGSGLGGSGLGRGGLGADGLGGSGLGRGGLGGSGLGGGGLGADGLGGSGLGRGASGLGGRGAGGQDAGSNRFSAPTRNQLSGFLGLPSDDGLHSLSGKPGDNFDVKHGTAEGPRGGNAAGVAVTGPQGNTAGRAVGVGPDGGVATAGGVRGADGGAAARGAAVGPNGGVAAGSAARGPDGGAAARGAAVGPNGGVAAGSAARGPDGGAAARGAAVGPNGRVAAGSAVRGPNGGAAARGVVAGPAGAAAGFARVTPSNRYTTAVGVRTNYNHWDIYGGRWYTDHPGAWFAAGWATGAAWRAASWASVGAWMDYYPTTPVYYDYGNNITYENNNVYVDGQDAGTTEQYYAQATELAKSGATAKAPSDGDWLPLGVFALTKNRQTNAIVTIQLAVNKQGVIRGNYTDTKTGKTMVIQGAVDKKTQQVAFTVGDNQSNLIETGLYNLTKDEAPALVHIGDGKTEQYLLVRLKNKDQDSADSDSSPTS; this comes from the coding sequence ATGTTCTCATTGCCACTGGCTGATTGCTGGGGGCGCGGCCGAGGCGGCGGTGGCTTTGGCGGAGGGCATGGCGGCGGCTTCGGAGGTGGCGGTGGCGGCTTTGGCGGCGGTGGACATGGAGGTGCGGGTTTCGGTGGCGGCGGCTTCGGCGGAGGTGCTGGCTTTGGCGGCGGACATGCTGGAGGTGGACTCGGTGGCAGTGGACTCGGTGGCAGTGGACTCGGCGGCAGTGGACTCGGCGGCAGTGGACTCGGCGGCAGTGGACTCGGCGGCAGTGGACTCGGCGGCAGTGGACTGGGACGCGGCGGGCTAGGTGCTGATGGACTCGGCGGCAGTGGACTGGGTCGCGGCGGACTAGGTGGAAGCGGGCTTGGCGGCGGTGGTCTAGGGGCTGACGGGCTTGGCGGATCAGGATTAGGTCGCGGTGCGAGTGGCTTGGGTGGCCGCGGTGCTGGAGGGCAAGACGCTGGGAGCAATCGATTCTCCGCGCCAACTCGAAACCAACTCAGTGGATTTCTTGGCCTTCCATCCGACGACGGTCTACACAGCCTAAGCGGAAAGCCTGGTGACAACTTTGACGTTAAGCACGGTACGGCGGAAGGGCCGCGGGGAGGCAATGCAGCAGGTGTCGCGGTAACGGGCCCGCAAGGCAATACGGCAGGCCGCGCCGTAGGTGTGGGGCCCGATGGAGGCGTCGCCACAGCGGGTGGAGTGCGCGGTGCTGACGGTGGAGCGGCGGCGCGGGGCGCTGCAGTTGGACCCAATGGAGGAGTTGCGGCGGGCAGCGCGGCGCGAGGCCCCGACGGCGGTGCCGCAGCGCGAGGCGCTGCGGTTGGACCCAATGGAGGAGTTGCAGCGGGCAGTGCGGCGCGTGGTCCCGACGGCGGTGCGGCAGCGCGGGGCGCTGCGGTTGGACCCAACGGAAGAGTTGCAGCAGGCAGTGCGGTGCGAGGTCCCAACGGCGGTGCGGCAGCGCGGGGAGTCGTCGCCGGCCCAGCCGGTGCGGCAGCAGGATTTGCACGCGTAACCCCATCGAATCGCTACACGACAGCGGTCGGAGTTCGCACCAATTACAACCACTGGGACATCTACGGCGGACGATGGTATACCGATCATCCCGGAGCCTGGTTCGCGGCTGGATGGGCTACCGGCGCCGCTTGGCGAGCAGCCTCCTGGGCATCCGTCGGCGCATGGATGGATTACTATCCAACGACACCGGTGTATTACGACTACGGCAACAACATCACCTACGAAAACAACAATGTGTATGTTGATGGCCAGGACGCTGGAACGACCGAGCAGTATTACGCGCAGGCAACCGAGTTGGCGAAGTCGGGTGCCACAGCCAAGGCTCCGTCCGACGGCGACTGGTTGCCACTGGGAGTGTTCGCGCTGACCAAGAACCGTCAAACAAACGCGATCGTTACGATCCAACTGGCGGTGAATAAGCAAGGTGTGATTCGCGGGAACTACACCGACACCAAGACCGGTAAAACGATGGTGATCCAAGGTGCCGTTGACAAGAAAACTCAACAAGTTGCATTTACAGTTGGCGACAATCAATCGAACTTAATTGAGACCGGACTTTACAACTTGACGAAAGACGAAGCTCCCGCTTTGGTTCACATTGGGGATGGAAAAACGGAGCAGTATCTTCTCGTTCGGCTCAAGAACAAAGATCAGGATTCGGCAGACTCAGATAGTTCGCCAACATCCTAG
- the ccsA gene encoding cytochrome c biogenesis protein CcsA, whose translation MQHLSQITVTCFVGSYIVALLLEITRGMFRLPGRMAGVIGFTAAGLYTHVAYLTMSARQQMDGAQMGLLASWYDWTLLLALGVAICYAILLLRRPDSTLGYFLLPLVLSLIGLAGVLRNSAPFSRDEATGFWLNMHAGSMLLVTVAVLLGFVAGVVYLVHSYRLKHKRLSSAGMRLPSLEWLQTVNRVCLLTSTCLMAVGLFAGIAMHLNRSGEIVWTNRGIALSCVLFAWLVIATLFEALYKPARRGRKIAYLTLASFGFLVLAMAGLFTSNHGASGEPPAGKTEATAEATLPGVSPEKGGAV comes from the coding sequence ATGCAACACCTTTCCCAGATCACCGTCACCTGTTTTGTCGGCAGCTATATCGTAGCGCTGCTGCTGGAGATCACGCGCGGGATGTTCCGACTGCCGGGACGGATGGCTGGCGTGATCGGTTTCACAGCGGCGGGACTGTACACGCACGTCGCCTATCTGACGATGAGCGCCCGCCAGCAGATGGATGGTGCCCAGATGGGGCTGTTGGCCAGCTGGTACGACTGGACGCTGCTGCTGGCTCTTGGCGTGGCGATCTGTTACGCGATCCTGCTGCTGCGTCGTCCCGATTCAACGCTTGGATACTTCCTGCTGCCGCTGGTTCTCAGCCTGATCGGATTAGCTGGCGTGCTCCGCAACTCAGCTCCCTTTTCACGCGACGAAGCGACAGGTTTCTGGTTGAACATGCACGCCGGTTCGATGCTGTTGGTGACCGTCGCGGTCCTGCTGGGCTTCGTCGCCGGCGTCGTCTATCTGGTCCATTCGTATCGTTTGAAGCACAAGCGGTTGTCGTCGGCGGGGATGCGATTGCCGAGCCTGGAGTGGTTGCAAACGGTCAACCGCGTCTGCCTGCTGACCAGCACCTGCTTGATGGCGGTCGGATTGTTTGCCGGGATCGCGATGCATTTAAATCGCAGCGGCGAAATCGTCTGGACCAATCGCGGGATCGCGCTCTCGTGCGTGCTGTTCGCTTGGTTGGTGATCGCGACCCTCTTCGAAGCGCTCTACAAACCGGCTCGCCGCGGTCGCAAGATCGCCTACCTCACGCTGGCCAGTTTCGGATTCCTGGTGCTGGCGATGGCGGGATTGTTTACGTCCAACCATGGCGCGAGCGGAGAGCCGCCGGCCGGCAAGACGGAGGCGACCGCAGAAGCTACGCTGCCGGGCGTCAGTCCCGAGAAGGGAGGCGCGGTATGA
- a CDS encoding DUF971 domain-containing protein, with product MSALPNEIARTADGLRITWSDELVTQYSARQLRDACPCATCREKRRDAEPADDEIDDAAETSPKPKPKPMTLPVLSPQETRPIAVLGMRPVGNYAYNIAFSDGHDSGLFTFDFLRKLKSSAQA from the coding sequence ATGAGCGCTCTGCCAAACGAGATCGCCCGCACCGCCGACGGGCTGCGAATCACATGGTCGGACGAATTGGTCACGCAATATAGCGCTCGACAATTGCGCGACGCCTGTCCCTGCGCCACCTGCCGCGAGAAGCGTCGCGACGCCGAACCAGCGGACGACGAGATCGACGACGCGGCGGAAACGTCGCCCAAGCCAAAACCAAAACCGATGACGCTGCCCGTGCTATCGCCGCAGGAGACTCGCCCGATCGCAGTCCTCGGAATGCGTCCGGTCGGCAACTACGCCTACAACATCGCGTTCAGCGACGGCCACGATTCGGGGCTGTTCACTTTCGACTTCTTACGCAAGCTGAAGAGTTCGGCGCAAGCCTGA
- the hemA gene encoding glutamyl-tRNA reductase: MKLQMIGCSHHQANVEFREQLSFTGDQAQIALDAFRDRFPKTEAVLLSTCNRVEFYTATDDDSGVEQAQFIDFLADQRGLAQDQLMEHLICRNGNEAIEHLFTVAASLDSMVVGEPQILAQVKQAYELACTQGSAGPLTHSIFQTASRVAKRVASETAIHKKRVSIPSVAVGEIAVEFFERMDDKRIVLIGAGEMGRETLQYLRDKGARDVRLINRHRQRADEAAAELGARSAAWEDMHELLADADLVVSTTAATEPIMDVQRFGAIHQARYGRMLLILDLAVPRDFDPKIGELSGVYLYSVDDLQAACHRNQREREKEWPKAKRIIEDETRDFVTALHHRATGPVIKRLREQTEQVKQDELARLIGRLESAGASDEIRREVTQAFDRLVNKMLHPPMASLKDDVASGGNHGLLDALRKLFQLNDE; the protein is encoded by the coding sequence ATGAAATTGCAAATGATCGGCTGCAGCCACCATCAAGCAAACGTCGAATTCCGCGAGCAGTTATCGTTCACCGGCGACCAGGCGCAAATCGCGTTGGATGCGTTTCGCGACAGGTTCCCCAAGACCGAAGCGGTGCTGTTGAGCACCTGCAATCGGGTTGAATTCTACACAGCGACCGATGACGACAGCGGAGTCGAACAGGCTCAATTCATCGACTTCCTGGCCGACCAACGCGGATTGGCTCAGGACCAATTGATGGAGCATTTGATCTGTCGCAACGGCAACGAAGCGATCGAGCACCTGTTCACCGTCGCCGCCAGCCTCGACAGCATGGTCGTCGGCGAACCCCAGATCTTGGCTCAGGTGAAGCAGGCCTATGAACTGGCCTGCACGCAGGGATCAGCAGGGCCGTTGACGCACTCGATCTTCCAGACCGCCAGCCGCGTCGCGAAGCGAGTCGCCAGCGAGACGGCGATCCACAAGAAGCGAGTCAGCATTCCCAGCGTGGCGGTCGGCGAGATCGCTGTCGAATTTTTCGAGCGGATGGACGACAAGCGAATCGTCCTGATCGGCGCTGGGGAAATGGGGCGAGAAACGCTGCAGTATCTGCGCGACAAGGGAGCTCGCGACGTGCGGTTGATCAATCGCCATCGCCAGCGAGCCGACGAAGCCGCCGCCGAACTGGGCGCTCGCAGCGCCGCTTGGGAAGATATGCACGAACTGTTGGCCGACGCCGACCTGGTCGTCAGCACGACCGCGGCGACCGAACCGATCATGGACGTGCAGCGTTTTGGCGCGATCCATCAAGCTCGCTACGGCCGGATGCTGTTGATCCTCGACCTCGCCGTTCCTCGCGACTTCGATCCCAAGATCGGTGAACTCTCGGGCGTCTACCTCTATTCGGTCGACGACCTGCAAGCCGCCTGCCATCGAAACCAGCGGGAACGCGAAAAGGAATGGCCCAAAGCGAAGCGGATCATCGAAGACGAGACGCGCGATTTTGTCACGGCGCTACACCACCGTGCGACCGGTCCGGTGATCAAACGATTGCGTGAACAAACCGAACAAGTCAAACAGGATGAGTTGGCAAGATTGATCGGGCGGCTAGAATCTGCCGGTGCCAGCGATGAGATTCGACGCGAAGTCACTCAAGCGTTCGATCGACTGGTCAACAAGATGTTGCATCCACCGATGGCTTCACTGAAAGACGACGTTGCCAGCGGCGGCAACCACGGCCTGTTGGATGCGTTGCGGAAACTGTTTCAATTAAACGATGAATAA
- a CDS encoding DUF5658 family protein: MDAIKQACRVLGVDEAASAAQIEAVYRKKESRYQADPGSDPWDFQQVQQAYQILRRRAAAATVPAPSAAAKSQPQAFRDSPAKDARRAPGSAAPRSIQELPPAAASPEMPKHLLWQTFFRELPLQSEISYFLLANLLDVFMTYGLLKFGGIETNPIANYFLQRWGFDGMIALKMGSVAFVVILVQQIAVRDLTKARRLLIAGTAIVFAVVVYSGVLLSRVIR; the protein is encoded by the coding sequence GTGGATGCTATCAAACAGGCCTGCCGAGTTTTGGGAGTCGATGAAGCCGCTTCGGCCGCGCAGATCGAAGCTGTCTACCGAAAGAAAGAGAGCCGCTATCAAGCCGATCCGGGGAGCGATCCCTGGGACTTTCAACAGGTCCAACAGGCGTACCAAATCCTGCGGCGTCGCGCTGCCGCGGCGACCGTTCCCGCGCCATCAGCCGCTGCCAAGTCGCAACCGCAGGCGTTCCGCGATTCGCCAGCGAAGGACGCCCGCCGGGCGCCGGGTTCTGCCGCGCCACGATCGATCCAGGAGCTGCCTCCTGCCGCGGCGTCGCCGGAGATGCCCAAGCACTTGCTCTGGCAAACATTCTTCCGCGAGCTCCCCCTGCAAAGTGAAATCAGCTATTTCCTGCTAGCAAATCTTCTCGATGTTTTCATGACATATGGGCTGCTGAAGTTTGGTGGGATCGAGACAAATCCAATCGCCAACTACTTTTTGCAGCGGTGGGGATTTGATGGCATGATCGCGTTGAAGATGGGCTCGGTCGCGTTTGTCGTGATCTTGGTCCAACAGATCGCGGTCCGCGATTTGACCAAAGCCCGCCGCCTGTTGATCGCTGGCACGGCGATCGTCTTTGCCGTCGTCGTCTACAGCGGCGTCCTGCTGTCGCGAGTCATCCGCTGA
- a CDS encoding type II toxin-antitoxin system RelE/ParE family toxin: MSFWLNVTNQARDDITRNASWWAENHSLDEALTWYDSVYDQLNELLAFPESHGLAAENDAFPYELREKLVGGKKRTYRAIFTIEGAEIRVLTIRRAAQRAITPDDA, translated from the coding sequence GTGAGTTTTTGGCTGAACGTCACGAATCAAGCTCGCGACGACATCACTCGCAACGCCAGTTGGTGGGCTGAAAACCATTCACTCGACGAAGCCTTGACGTGGTACGACTCCGTCTACGACCAGTTGAACGAATTGCTGGCGTTTCCGGAAAGCCACGGTCTGGCTGCCGAGAACGATGCATTTCCGTATGAGCTACGCGAAAAATTGGTCGGCGGGAAAAAGCGAACGTACCGGGCCATTTTCACAATCGAGGGTGCCGAGATTCGCGTTCTCACAATTCGACGTGCCGCGCAACGTGCGATCACTCCGGACGACGCTTGA
- a CDS encoding prepilin peptidase: protein MNNPTAMPRKRRHRRNPNWPLISVVGGLAVAAVLYVIAAVSLHGHHHHNTSDLVVPRLLDLFVVAWFFWFGSSIGSFLNVVAWRMPRGRSINGFSACPFCAVPIRAYDNVPVFGWLNLRGRCRACRLPIAARYPIVEALVGVSIMLVGLLGLYSGGENLPFAGARGDAHGPLRMPHITAEIIAINVYQIAILTGAWAFALVRVDGFRLPARLVQFFLALSIVPMLAWPQLQQVPWQLRTQPGGDYDSHLVALFYIVTAVAAACVLARMMARYVCPTADPKLDPLGKDTARLIDLILMLTLPGIVLGWHALIAVCAVSIVAAILLRNIFPSRGGYEWLMAVIPAAMALHLAFWRPLAQLAMWPAPNHSPAVILGWLTAVLLLAAGLQTAAPEPIAAAIPTDSDGDNTADSEMDPEPTDNQRTSE, encoded by the coding sequence ATGAATAACCCCACCGCGATGCCTCGAAAACGCCGCCATCGCAGGAATCCCAACTGGCCATTAATCAGCGTCGTCGGCGGCCTGGCAGTCGCTGCTGTGTTGTACGTGATCGCAGCGGTCAGCCTGCACGGCCATCATCACCACAATACCAGCGACCTGGTCGTTCCGCGGTTGTTGGATCTGTTTGTCGTCGCTTGGTTCTTCTGGTTCGGTTCGTCGATCGGCAGTTTTTTAAACGTTGTCGCTTGGCGGATGCCACGCGGCCGTTCGATCAATGGATTTTCAGCCTGCCCGTTTTGCGCGGTCCCTATCCGGGCGTACGACAACGTCCCCGTCTTCGGATGGTTGAACCTTCGCGGCCGCTGTCGCGCGTGCCGGTTGCCGATCGCCGCTCGGTATCCGATCGTCGAAGCGTTGGTTGGAGTCTCGATCATGCTGGTCGGCCTGTTGGGGCTGTACAGCGGCGGCGAGAACCTTCCCTTCGCAGGTGCTCGCGGCGACGCTCACGGACCGTTGCGGATGCCACACATCACCGCAGAGATCATTGCGATCAACGTCTACCAGATCGCGATCTTAACGGGAGCCTGGGCCTTCGCGTTGGTCCGCGTCGACGGGTTTCGCTTGCCAGCAAGATTGGTGCAGTTCTTTCTAGCGCTGTCGATCGTGCCGATGCTCGCCTGGCCGCAACTGCAACAAGTTCCCTGGCAATTGCGCACGCAGCCGGGCGGCGACTACGACAGCCATCTTGTCGCGCTGTTCTACATCGTCACCGCCGTCGCCGCCGCCTGTGTGCTGGCGCGGATGATGGCTCGTTACGTCTGCCCGACCGCCGATCCCAAGCTCGATCCGTTGGGCAAGGATACGGCGCGGTTGATCGACCTGATCTTGATGCTAACGCTGCCGGGAATCGTACTCGGTTGGCACGCCTTGATCGCTGTCTGCGCCGTTTCGATCGTCGCAGCGATCCTGCTCCGCAACATCTTCCCATCGCGCGGCGGATACGAGTGGTTGATGGCAGTCATCCCCGCCGCGATGGCACTCCATCTTGCCTTCTGGCGGCCGCTGGCCCAGTTGGCGATGTGGCCCGCCCCGAATCATTCGCCAGCAGTCATCCTGGGCTGGTTGACCGCGGTGCTGCTGCTGGCCGCCGGACTACAAACCGCCGCACCGGAACCGATCGCCGCAGCGATCCCCACCGATTCCGATGGCGACAACACTGCCGATTCCGAAATGGATCCGGAACCGACCGACAACCAAAGGACTTCTGAATGA